Proteins co-encoded in one Bremerella sp. TYQ1 genomic window:
- a CDS encoding putative DNA modification/repair radical SAM protein, with product MDTRQKLEILADAAKYDASCASSGSKQTRRGSQIGSTEGMGICHSYTPDGRCVSLLKILLTNYCIFDCTFCVNRVSSDTPRARFSVDEVVQLTLQFYKRNYIEGLFLSSGIIQNADYTMQQLTMVAKKLRSEHQYGGYIHLKTIPGCSDELIHEAGRWADRLSVNIELPTQNDLKQLAPEKDSTQIVTAMDTVKTRIDETKADKKQGFKAPSYAPAGQSTQLIVGATETPDATILQTVTSLYQDQRLRRVYYSAYSPIPHADARLPGMAPPLVREHRLYQADWLLRFYGFSADELFSPQQQNLPLDIDPKLAWTLANRDRFPVDINRADREMLLRIPGIGSRSVGRILQIRKHRSLSVADLKKLRVAWKRAAPFVITTDANPSLKLLDSLQLKQKTSTERQLSLFDAIDSARSGEV from the coding sequence ATGGACACACGTCAAAAACTGGAGATACTGGCCGACGCCGCGAAGTATGACGCTTCGTGTGCCAGTAGCGGATCGAAACAGACCCGCCGCGGCAGTCAGATCGGCAGCACCGAAGGGATGGGCATTTGCCACAGCTACACCCCCGACGGTCGCTGCGTTTCGCTACTTAAGATCTTGCTCACGAATTACTGCATCTTTGATTGTACGTTTTGCGTCAATCGGGTTTCGAGCGATACGCCTCGGGCTCGCTTCAGCGTCGATGAAGTCGTGCAGTTGACTCTACAGTTCTACAAACGTAACTACATCGAAGGATTGTTTCTCAGCTCGGGCATCATTCAGAATGCCGACTACACCATGCAGCAGCTCACCATGGTGGCCAAAAAGCTGCGTAGCGAACATCAGTATGGTGGGTACATCCATCTTAAAACGATTCCGGGCTGCTCTGACGAACTGATCCATGAGGCCGGTCGTTGGGCCGATCGTCTAAGTGTCAACATCGAGCTACCAACACAAAACGACCTGAAACAGCTGGCTCCGGAGAAAGATTCAACGCAAATTGTCACGGCGATGGACACCGTGAAAACGAGAATCGACGAAACCAAAGCCGACAAAAAGCAAGGCTTCAAAGCTCCTTCATATGCCCCAGCTGGGCAAAGCACGCAGTTGATCGTAGGAGCGACCGAGACACCCGATGCCACCATCCTGCAAACGGTAACGAGTCTGTATCAGGATCAACGGCTGCGTCGCGTTTACTATTCGGCGTACAGTCCAATCCCGCACGCTGATGCCAGACTTCCCGGTATGGCTCCACCGTTAGTCCGCGAACACCGGTTGTATCAAGCCGATTGGCTATTGCGATTTTACGGCTTCTCAGCGGATGAACTCTTTTCGCCGCAGCAGCAAAACCTGCCGTTGGACATCGATCCGAAACTGGCCTGGACTTTGGCGAACCGTGACCGATTCCCGGTTGATATTAATCGTGCTGATCGAGAAATGCTGCTCCGGATACCAGGCATTGGCAGCCGAAGCGTCGGCCGCATCCTGCAAATTCGCAAGCATCGCAGTTTGTCGGTGGCTGATTTGAAGAAGCTGCGAGTTGCCTGGAAACGTGCGGCGCCGTTTGTCATTACGACCGATGCGA